A stretch of Mariprofundus sp. NF DNA encodes these proteins:
- the rpmB gene encoding 50S ribosomal protein L28 yields MAKRCEVCGKGPMSGNNVSHAHNTTRRRFLPNLQQVRAVVEGQTRKVKVCSSCLRSGKIVKAA; encoded by the coding sequence ATGGCAAAGCGTTGTGAAGTATGTGGAAAAGGCCCTATGTCAGGCAATAATGTCAGTCATGCGCATAATACGACTCGTCGTCGTTTTCTGCCTAACCTGCAGCAGGTCCGTGCAGTTGTTGAAGGTCAGACACGTAAAGTGAAGGTTTGCTCAAGCTGCCTGCGCTCCGGCAAGATTGTAAAAGCCGCCTGA